In Acetomicrobium sp. S15 = DSM 107314, the following are encoded in one genomic region:
- a CDS encoding CbiQ family ECF transporter T component, whose translation MRFLEHLTLGQYIPADSAVHRLDPRCKILSTVIILIGVFTAFHPLAFSFWGAFLIFSVLLSRLSLKVLVRSTRPVLILVVFTAIVHLFFTGGDALFKLGFLTVTSQGANLAVRMGLRLLFLVLFANLLTLTTSPMELADGLEQLFSPLKPLGFPAHELAMMMTIALRFIPTLLNETDRIMKAQLARGAELDQGGIIKRLRAFIPVLVPLFVIVFKRADELAVAMEARGYRGGVGRSRMHPLCWSLSDTLALILVVVVVLTFIYLDGWS comes from the coding sequence GTGCGCTTCCTCGAGCATCTCACGTTAGGTCAATATATCCCGGCCGATTCCGCCGTTCATCGCCTCGACCCGCGCTGCAAGATACTTTCGACAGTGATTATCCTGATCGGAGTGTTTACGGCATTCCACCCCTTGGCTTTCTCTTTCTGGGGAGCGTTTTTGATCTTCTCCGTCCTTCTTTCTCGTTTGTCGCTTAAGGTTCTGGTCCGCTCCACGCGGCCCGTATTGATCCTCGTGGTTTTTACGGCCATCGTGCATCTTTTCTTCACCGGAGGAGATGCCTTATTCAAGTTGGGTTTTTTAACCGTGACCAGCCAAGGCGCAAACCTCGCCGTGAGGATGGGCCTCAGGCTTCTCTTTCTTGTGCTTTTTGCAAACCTCCTGACGCTCACTACAAGCCCAATGGAGCTGGCCGACGGATTAGAGCAATTGTTTTCGCCTTTGAAGCCATTGGGTTTTCCGGCCCATGAGTTGGCCATGATGATGACCATAGCGTTGCGATTTATTCCTACGCTACTGAATGAGACAGATCGCATCATGAAGGCACAGCTTGCGAGAGGCGCGGAACTGGATCAAGGCGGCATCATAAAGAGATTGCGAGCCTTCATACCCGTCTTGGTGCCTCTTTTCGTTATCGTCTTCAAGCGGGCTGACGAACTTGCTGTCGCCATGGAGGCGCGCGGATATAGGGGCGGAGTCGGAAGAAGCAGGATGCACCCCCTGTGTTGGTCTTTGTCGGATACGCTTGCCTTGATCCTTGTAGTTGTTGTCGTTTTGACCTTCATTTACTTAGACGGGTGGTCTTGA
- a CDS encoding ATP-binding cassette domain-containing protein: protein MVESVKYVYHSGTPIETVALDGVSLSVDRGEWVAIVGHTGSGKSTLAQHLNALLLPTKGSVCVDDVPVVSKGAQLKNIRRCVGLVFQYPEQQLFAESVFDEVAFAPRNFGVPEGELDKVVRDSLRLVGLDEGMISRSPFSLSGGEQRRLAIASVLAARPSYLVLDEPTAGLDARGKRELIALLKSFKEEGFGIVHITHDLDIALKLCDRILVLEGGKSRFWGPPCVIVEQLIERPPKGLVLPPLVELAWKLRKRGMDVPITWDVERLFSAVAKEVSPCASSSISR, encoded by the coding sequence GTGGTCGAGAGCGTTAAATACGTCTATCATAGCGGCACGCCCATCGAAACCGTGGCCCTGGACGGGGTCAGTCTCTCCGTGGACAGAGGAGAGTGGGTTGCGATCGTCGGACACACGGGCAGTGGTAAATCTACGCTGGCACAGCACCTCAATGCGCTGCTTTTGCCTACAAAGGGAAGCGTATGTGTCGATGACGTACCTGTAGTTTCAAAAGGTGCGCAGCTTAAGAATATCCGCCGTTGCGTCGGGCTCGTGTTTCAATATCCCGAACAGCAGCTTTTTGCCGAGAGCGTATTCGATGAAGTCGCTTTTGCGCCGCGCAATTTTGGGGTGCCGGAAGGCGAACTTGACAAAGTAGTGCGTGACTCTCTACGGCTTGTAGGCTTGGACGAAGGTATGATTTCTCGGAGTCCCTTTAGCCTTTCAGGAGGGGAACAAAGGCGGCTGGCGATTGCTTCTGTTTTGGCGGCACGCCCGTCTTATCTCGTACTCGACGAACCTACAGCCGGCTTGGATGCGCGCGGAAAGAGGGAGCTCATTGCGCTGTTGAAGTCCTTCAAAGAAGAAGGGTTTGGTATAGTGCATATCACGCACGACCTAGACATCGCGCTCAAATTGTGCGATCGCATTTTAGTTTTAGAAGGCGGGAAGAGCAGGTTTTGGGGCCCACCGTGTGTCATCGTTGAGCAGCTAATTGAACGTCCCCCCAAGGGATTGGTCTTGCCGCCCTTGGTGGAATTGGCCTGGAAGTTGCGTAAGCGAGGCATGGACGTGCCCATAACGTGGGATGTCGAAAGGCTCTTTTCGGCAGTGGCCAAGGAGGTTTCGCCGTGCGCTTCCTCGAGCATCTCACGTTAG
- a CDS encoding energy-coupling factor transporter ATPase: MAKEAICALKGVSFAYPGTSHFALSNIDLEIYRGEQVAIVGENGSGKSSLAKHLNALLQPTQGVCLICGLDTRDPERLFDIRRTVAMVFQNPDNQIVAAVVEEDVAFGPENLGLPPEEISERVDWALDVTGLSELRRRPTYALSGGQKQRLAIAGALAMNPEVLVLDEATSMLDPSGREELLALFSTLRDRGMTLVQITHRTEEILDCDRVLILGGGCLVWNGTPIELFLEPDRLFEWGLDVPDVVLFWHKLMVCGLIERTVPPSPLEVVESLCR; the protein is encoded by the coding sequence ATGGCAAAAGAGGCAATATGCGCCCTAAAGGGGGTATCTTTTGCCTATCCTGGCACATCCCATTTCGCTCTATCGAACATCGACCTGGAGATATACAGGGGAGAACAGGTGGCGATAGTAGGGGAAAACGGATCGGGCAAATCCTCCTTAGCCAAGCATTTAAACGCCCTGCTTCAGCCGACGCAGGGCGTTTGTCTTATATGCGGGTTGGACACACGTGACCCTGAGCGCCTCTTCGACATACGGCGAACGGTGGCCATGGTTTTTCAAAACCCTGATAATCAGATAGTGGCCGCTGTGGTGGAAGAGGATGTGGCATTTGGGCCGGAAAACCTGGGGTTGCCTCCTGAGGAGATAAGCGAGAGGGTAGATTGGGCTCTCGATGTGACAGGATTGAGTGAATTGCGCCGACGCCCCACTTATGCCCTTTCGGGCGGACAAAAGCAACGCTTAGCCATAGCCGGCGCACTGGCCATGAACCCCGAGGTTTTGGTTTTGGATGAAGCTACCTCCATGCTCGATCCCTCCGGCAGGGAAGAGCTCTTGGCCCTCTTTTCTACCCTTCGCGATCGAGGAATGACGCTGGTGCAAATAACTCACAGGACGGAGGAGATCTTGGATTGTGACAGGGTTTTGATATTGGGAGGAGGATGCCTGGTTTGGAACGGGACCCCAATTGAGCTGTTTCTGGAGCCCGATCGTCTCTTCGAATGGGGTTTAGATGTGCCCGATGTGGTGCTATTTTGGCATAAGTTGATGGTGTGTGGGTTGATAGAGCGCACCGTGCCGCCGTCTCCCCTTGAGGTGGTGGAATCCCTTTGTCGATAG
- the rplQ gene encoding 50S ribosomal protein L17 encodes MRHRVDVRKLGRPGGHRRSMMRNLAISLVMEERIVTTVTRAKELRRLVERLITRAKRGGVHDRRIVAARLNNKEATKKLFDELAPRYATRPGGYTRVVKAGNRPSDGAPTAVIELVQ; translated from the coding sequence ATGAGACATAGAGTTGACGTGCGCAAGCTCGGGCGCCCAGGGGGCCACAGGCGTTCCATGATGAGAAATCTTGCCATAAGTCTCGTGATGGAAGAGCGCATCGTCACTACGGTGACCAGAGCTAAAGAACTGCGCCGTCTCGTCGAGAGGCTGATCACTCGAGCCAAGAGAGGAGGCGTGCACGATCGTCGCATCGTAGCAGCGCGCCTTAACAATAAAGAGGCTACGAAGAAGCTTTTCGATGAGCTTGCACCAAGATATGCCACCAGGCCGGGCGGTTATACCAGGGTTGTCAAGGCCGGCAACAGGCCGAGCGATGGAGCTCCAACTGCAGTGATAGAGCTCGTCCAATAA
- a CDS encoding DNA-directed RNA polymerase subunit alpha, translating into MGLEHIQPEIRTVDLAERYGKIVVEPLMRGYGTTLGNALRRVLLSSIEGAAIMAVRIEGVVHEFSVIPGVKEDMIELSLNLKRVPLKSHSAEVRQLRLEVEGPERVTAAHIFPDSEVEFVDPNAYICTLAEGASLAMDLYVGRGVGYVTSDRPRPQYLPADAILIDAIFSPILRVSYEVQDARVGQRTDYDRLVLEVWTNGAVRPDNAIVEAARILQGYFAKFSDRLSKTIEERTSQHEEGKVEPKTLAPSYGAELLSRPIKDIGLSTRSENCLLRGNIRTIGELLNCTRSDLLKIRNLGKMALKEIEEQLAKHGLALRDEGNVDNEEKGD; encoded by the coding sequence ATGGGGTTGGAGCATATTCAGCCCGAGATTCGCACTGTGGATCTCGCCGAGCGGTATGGGAAGATAGTTGTAGAGCCTCTGATGCGCGGTTATGGGACCACTTTGGGCAATGCCCTGCGCCGTGTGCTTCTTTCGTCCATAGAGGGAGCGGCGATCATGGCAGTGCGCATTGAGGGGGTTGTTCATGAATTTTCGGTAATTCCTGGAGTAAAGGAGGACATGATTGAGCTTTCGCTCAATCTCAAACGCGTGCCTCTTAAAAGCCATAGCGCAGAAGTGCGTCAATTGCGACTGGAAGTCGAAGGGCCTGAGCGCGTCACGGCTGCCCACATCTTTCCAGACAGCGAAGTAGAGTTTGTAGATCCAAATGCATACATTTGCACTTTGGCGGAGGGGGCATCGCTTGCGATGGACCTTTATGTGGGACGGGGGGTAGGGTATGTTACCTCTGACCGTCCACGCCCCCAATACTTGCCGGCCGATGCCATTTTGATTGACGCTATCTTCTCTCCGATTTTGCGCGTGAGTTACGAGGTGCAAGATGCGAGAGTTGGACAGAGGACTGACTACGATAGACTTGTGTTGGAAGTGTGGACGAACGGGGCGGTTCGGCCGGACAATGCCATTGTGGAAGCGGCCAGGATTTTGCAGGGCTATTTTGCTAAGTTTTCAGACCGATTGAGCAAGACGATAGAAGAGCGCACTTCGCAGCATGAAGAAGGCAAGGTCGAGCCCAAGACACTCGCACCTTCTTATGGGGCTGAGCTGCTCTCTCGTCCCATAAAAGACATCGGGCTTTCGACGCGAAGCGAGAATTGCCTGTTGCGGGGCAACATTCGAACGATCGGTGAGTTGCTTAACTGCACGAGGAGTGACTTGCTCAAGATACGCAACTTGGGCAAAATGGCCCTGAAGGAGATAGAAGAACAGCTGGCCAAACATGGATTGGCGTTACGAGACGAAGGCAACGTGGATAACGAGGAAAAGGGGGATTAA
- the rpsD gene encoding 30S ribosomal protein S4 has product MSRYTGPLCRLCRAEGTKLFLKGDRCYSEKCAVGRRNHRPGQHGSRRPKETEYGVRLREKQKMRRIYGMHEAAFRRFYSMATRMPGQTGHAFFQLLERRLDNVVFRLGFASSRRQARQLVRHGHITLNGKRANIPSALVRPGDIVAIAEKSRDIAWVRDNLEVARTRGVPAWLELNADRAEGRVLSLPTREQIDVLVNEQLVVEFYAR; this is encoded by the coding sequence ATGAGCAGATATACAGGTCCCCTTTGTAGGCTTTGCCGTGCCGAAGGGACCAAGTTATTTCTAAAGGGCGATCGTTGCTACAGCGAAAAATGCGCCGTAGGCCGCAGGAACCATCGTCCTGGTCAGCATGGCTCTCGTAGGCCGAAGGAGACCGAATATGGGGTGCGCTTAAGGGAGAAACAGAAGATGCGCCGTATATATGGGATGCACGAGGCCGCTTTCCGTCGCTTTTATTCGATGGCCACCAGAATGCCTGGACAGACTGGGCATGCCTTCTTCCAGCTTCTGGAGAGAAGGTTGGACAACGTAGTCTTTCGGTTGGGTTTCGCCTCGAGCAGGCGTCAGGCGCGTCAGCTTGTTCGTCACGGCCACATCACCCTGAACGGCAAAAGGGCGAATATACCGAGCGCCTTGGTCAGGCCGGGCGACATCGTGGCCATTGCCGAGAAGAGCCGCGACATTGCATGGGTGCGCGACAACTTGGAGGTTGCGCGCACAAGGGGCGTGCCAGCTTGGCTTGAGCTTAATGCCGACAGGGCGGAAGGCAGGGTCTTAAGCCTTCCTACGAGAGAGCAAATAGACGTGCTAGTGAACGAGCAGCTGGTTGTGGAGTTTTACGCCAGATAG
- the rpsK gene encoding 30S ribosomal protein S11, protein MAKSKQRRGKRKEKKNVSYGVAHIYSTFNNTIITITDKGGNVLSWASGGNVGFKGTRKSTPYAAQLAAQQAAKQAQVHGVQQVDVLVKGPGPGRESAIRSLQTVGLQVNTIRDVTPVPHNGCRPPKRRRV, encoded by the coding sequence TTGGCGAAAAGCAAACAACGCAGGGGTAAAAGAAAAGAAAAGAAGAATGTGAGTTATGGTGTGGCTCACATTTACTCCACGTTCAACAACACTATAATCACTATAACCGATAAGGGAGGGAACGTCCTATCGTGGGCATCCGGCGGCAACGTCGGCTTCAAGGGCACTCGGAAGTCTACGCCTTATGCCGCTCAATTGGCCGCTCAACAGGCGGCTAAGCAAGCCCAGGTTCACGGCGTTCAGCAGGTCGATGTGCTCGTTAAGGGACCCGGGCCGGGGCGCGAGTCAGCCATTCGCAGTCTTCAGACTGTCGGCCTTCAGGTGAATACGATCAGGGATGTCACACCCGTTCCTCATAATGGTTGCCGCCCGCCAAAGCGGCGCCGCGTTTAA
- the rpsM gene encoding 30S ribosomal protein S13, which yields MARIAGVDLPREKRIEIALTYIYGIGLSSARKILANTGVSPDTRVKDLTEEEIQKLQSEIERNYRVEGDLRREVAGNIKRLIDIGCYRGIRHKLGLPVRGQRTRTNARTRKGPGRTVAGKKKATAKK from the coding sequence ATGGCACGCATTGCAGGTGTGGATTTACCCCGCGAAAAGCGGATAGAGATTGCCCTTACATACATTTACGGTATAGGATTATCCTCTGCCCGCAAGATACTTGCAAACACAGGAGTAAGCCCCGATACGCGCGTAAAGGATCTCACGGAAGAGGAAATCCAGAAGTTGCAATCGGAGATAGAACGCAATTACCGAGTGGAGGGCGATCTGAGGCGCGAGGTGGCCGGCAATATCAAACGCCTCATAGATATAGGCTGCTACAGAGGCATCAGACACAAGTTGGGGCTTCCCGTGCGGGGGCAGAGGACGCGAACGAATGCCAGAACTCGCAAAGGACCGGGTCGCACTGTGGCCGGCAAGAAGAAGGCCACCGCTAAGAAATAA
- the rpmJ gene encoding 50S ribosomal protein L36 — MKVRPSVKPICEYCRVIKRHGVVRVICSKNPRHKQRQGARR; from the coding sequence ATGAAGGTCAGACCTTCCGTAAAGCCAATATGTGAATATTGTCGTGTCATTAAACGTCACGGGGTTGTGCGGGTTATCTGCAGCAAGAACCCGCGCCATAAACAGCGTCAAGGTGCGAGGAGGTAA
- the infA gene encoding translation initiation factor IF-1 → MTKDEVIEVRGKVLEPLPNAMFRVELQNGHRILAHVSGKMRMHFIRILPGDEVLVQLSPYDLSRGRIVYRYK, encoded by the coding sequence ATGACCAAAGATGAGGTGATAGAAGTGCGCGGCAAGGTATTGGAGCCGTTGCCCAACGCGATGTTCCGTGTCGAATTGCAAAATGGTCATCGCATATTGGCACATGTCTCCGGTAAGATGCGCATGCACTTCATTCGCATATTGCCAGGGGATGAGGTGTTGGTGCAGCTCTCGCCTTACGATTTGAGCAGGGGTCGCATCGTGTATAGGTATAAATAA
- the map gene encoding type I methionyl aminopeptidase, whose amino-acid sequence MVTLKKDWEIDIMRQAGRIVASVLELLRERIQPGIDTARLDEAASELIERSGGIPAFKGYTMPGCPIPFPGALCISINEEVVHGIPSHERALSEGDIVSVDVGVLYKGYYGDAACTYPVGKVSPRKEALLRVTLESLHRAIAAAQEGKTVGDIGHAVESYVISQGFSLVRNYCGHGIGRRLHEPPQVPNYGRPGNGVTLKRGMTIAIEPMVLSGGEEVVTLSDRWTVVTADGADAAHFEHTVLVTDGEAEILTPWE is encoded by the coding sequence ATGGTCACGCTTAAGAAGGATTGGGAGATAGACATAATGCGCCAGGCCGGGCGAATTGTAGCCTCGGTTTTGGAGTTGTTGAGAGAACGTATACAGCCGGGAATCGATACGGCAAGGCTGGATGAGGCGGCGAGCGAGCTAATCGAGCGCAGCGGAGGCATTCCGGCCTTTAAGGGTTACACGATGCCCGGTTGCCCAATTCCTTTTCCGGGCGCTCTGTGTATCTCTATAAACGAAGAAGTTGTCCACGGCATTCCCTCGCACGAGCGCGCGCTGAGTGAAGGCGATATTGTAAGCGTTGATGTGGGCGTACTGTATAAAGGGTATTATGGTGATGCGGCTTGTACATATCCCGTAGGGAAAGTTTCGCCGAGGAAAGAGGCACTGCTTAGGGTTACCCTGGAGTCACTGCATAGAGCTATTGCGGCTGCTCAGGAGGGTAAGACAGTGGGCGACATAGGTCATGCCGTCGAATCGTATGTGATCTCTCAAGGGTTTTCCCTTGTTCGTAATTATTGCGGGCATGGCATAGGTCGCAGGCTCCACGAGCCGCCCCAGGTGCCAAACTACGGCCGTCCTGGGAACGGCGTGACGTTGAAAAGAGGCATGACGATAGCCATAGAGCCCATGGTGCTTTCAGGGGGAGAAGAAGTTGTAACATTGTCCGATCGCTGGACCGTGGTGACAGCCGATGGGGCCGATGCTGCCCATTTTGAGCATACTGTGTTAGTGACCGATGGCGAAGCGGAAATCCTTACCCCTTGGGAGTGA
- a CDS encoding adenylate kinase — protein sequence MRLIFLGPPGAGKGTVAAKIKEAYGIAHISTGDILRENVKRGTSLGKLAERYMQAGDLVPDDIIVEMVESRLQEPDCSEGFILDGFPRTLPQAEALDRILKKLKVKLDAVILLEVDDETIVKRLSGRRVCPKCGAIYNVSFNPPKADSLCDHCGEMAIQRNDDKEEVVRQRLAVYRERTAPLIDYYLRKGILKKVEAARGSDEVAHAIEESLAGGYHGHA from the coding sequence ATGCGTCTGATATTCTTAGGCCCCCCAGGGGCTGGCAAGGGTACAGTAGCAGCTAAAATCAAAGAGGCATACGGGATAGCCCACATTTCGACGGGTGATATTTTAAGGGAGAACGTAAAGCGAGGGACATCACTGGGCAAATTGGCTGAGCGTTATATGCAAGCCGGTGATCTCGTTCCGGATGATATCATCGTGGAGATGGTAGAAAGTCGCCTGCAGGAACCGGACTGCAGCGAGGGCTTTATACTCGACGGTTTTCCGAGGACGTTGCCTCAGGCCGAGGCGTTGGACCGCATTCTGAAAAAATTAAAGGTGAAACTGGATGCCGTCATTCTCCTGGAAGTGGATGACGAGACCATAGTAAAAAGACTTTCCGGCCGACGCGTATGCCCTAAGTGCGGTGCTATTTACAATGTTTCATTCAATCCTCCGAAGGCAGATTCGCTCTGCGATCATTGCGGAGAGATGGCAATACAACGAAACGACGACAAGGAAGAAGTGGTAAGGCAACGCCTGGCGGTCTACAGGGAGCGAACGGCTCCGCTCATCGACTATTATTTGCGAAAAGGAATCCTCAAAAAAGTGGAAGCTGCCCGTGGAAGCGACGAGGTAGCGCATGCGATCGAGGAAAGTTTGGCTGGAGGGTACCATGGTCACGCTTAA
- the secY gene encoding preprotein translocase subunit SecY: MLDSFRDAFKLPDLKRRILFTIGVLFVFRLGAHIPTPGIDAAAMAGLFQEGGMLSFFDLFAGGALRRFSVFALGVAPYINASIVIQLLTVVIPALERLQKEGEEGRRKITQYTRVSTIFFAAVQAAGMAFWLRGLGVFPSGALNMGVVVITLVAGCMTVMWLGEMISDHGIGNGISLLIFAGIVARLPEAVIRTWSMLGSGEMNALTLLVALVIIVLVVASCIVLQEGQRRLPVQYAKRVVGNRVYGGQSTFIPLRVNQAGVIPIIFASSVLLFPSTIARFFSGEAAMFIQRLLSPNSALYMVLYVALIVFFTYFYTAVVFNPADVANNMKKYGGFILGIRPGRPTAEYIEKVLSRITLGGAIFLAAIALIPTLMTSLMGITTFYFGGTAVLIVVGVALDTVHQIEAQLLIRHYEGILKRRERTGGLLRL; the protein is encoded by the coding sequence ATGCTCGATTCCTTTAGGGATGCCTTTAAGCTGCCCGACCTAAAGAGGAGGATTCTTTTTACAATAGGAGTGCTCTTCGTCTTCAGGTTGGGAGCCCATATCCCAACCCCCGGCATTGATGCTGCGGCCATGGCCGGCCTCTTTCAAGAGGGAGGCATGCTGAGTTTTTTTGATCTCTTTGCAGGTGGTGCCTTGCGCCGCTTTAGCGTGTTTGCCTTAGGCGTAGCGCCGTACATAAATGCGAGCATAGTCATACAGCTTTTGACCGTAGTGATACCTGCCCTGGAGCGCCTACAGAAGGAGGGCGAAGAGGGGCGGCGTAAGATCACCCAGTACACCAGAGTGAGCACAATCTTTTTCGCAGCCGTTCAGGCAGCGGGCATGGCTTTCTGGTTGCGCGGTCTCGGTGTTTTTCCGAGCGGCGCGCTCAACATGGGAGTGGTGGTCATCACCCTTGTAGCCGGCTGTATGACCGTCATGTGGCTGGGCGAGATGATATCGGATCATGGCATCGGCAACGGCATCTCCTTGCTGATATTTGCAGGGATAGTCGCTCGTTTGCCCGAGGCCGTCATCAGGACTTGGTCGATGCTGGGGTCTGGAGAAATGAATGCTTTGACATTGTTAGTAGCCCTCGTGATCATCGTCCTCGTCGTGGCAAGCTGCATAGTCCTTCAAGAAGGACAGCGCCGTTTGCCGGTCCAGTACGCCAAACGCGTGGTAGGGAATCGCGTCTATGGTGGCCAAAGCACCTTTATACCGCTGCGGGTTAACCAGGCAGGCGTAATACCTATAATATTCGCCTCCTCGGTCCTGCTCTTCCCTTCCACTATCGCGCGGTTTTTCTCAGGCGAGGCCGCCATGTTTATACAAAGGCTACTTTCTCCGAACAGTGCCCTTTACATGGTCCTTTATGTAGCCCTGATCGTATTCTTCACGTACTTCTACACGGCAGTCGTATTCAATCCCGCGGACGTGGCGAACAACATGAAGAAATACGGCGGTTTCATCTTGGGAATTCGACCTGGTAGGCCTACAGCCGAATACATCGAAAAAGTTCTATCCAGGATCACATTGGGAGGGGCAATATTTCTCGCTGCCATAGCGCTAATTCCTACGTTAATGACGAGCCTTATGGGGATAACAACGTTTTACTTCGGCGGCACCGCCGTGCTCATCGTCGTAGGCGTGGCTCTCGATACAGTTCACCAGATCGAAGCTCAGCTTTTAATTCGTCATTATGAGGGCATACTAAAGCGCAGGGAGCGCACTGGCGGTTTGCTGCGCTTGTAG
- the rplO gene encoding 50S ribosomal protein L15 codes for MHIGDLKPASGSKRKPKRLGCGIGSGHGKTCGKGHKGESARAGTGKLPVGFEGGQMPLHRRIPKRGFSNARFAKVYQVVNIGRLDELFQNGSIVGPAELFAAGLIKDLSTPVKILGDGELTKPLVVRANLFSMKAKERVEAAGGKAEVI; via the coding sequence ATGCATATTGGCGATTTGAAGCCAGCCTCTGGTTCCAAACGAAAACCCAAACGCCTGGGATGTGGCATCGGCAGCGGACACGGAAAGACCTGCGGGAAGGGCCACAAAGGTGAAAGCGCGAGGGCAGGCACTGGTAAGCTGCCGGTTGGCTTTGAAGGTGGGCAGATGCCCCTGCACAGGCGGATCCCCAAGAGGGGTTTTAGCAACGCGCGCTTTGCTAAGGTGTATCAGGTCGTAAACATTGGGAGGCTCGATGAGCTTTTTCAGAATGGAAGCATCGTTGGACCGGCGGAGCTGTTCGCTGCCGGCCTCATTAAAGATCTTTCCACGCCGGTAAAGATATTAGGGGACGGTGAGCTCACAAAGCCCCTGGTCGTACGTGCCAACCTTTTCAGTATGAAGGCGAAGGAGAGAGTTGAAGCCGCAGGTGGAAAGGCCGAGGTGATTTAG